The following proteins are encoded in a genomic region of Gimesia algae:
- the glgP gene encoding alpha-glucan family phosphorylase, which yields MAKKKTVYEKLCELASNLWWSWQPDVTQIFHLIDPDKWSELNHNPVLLLKEYSPEQLDDKLSSLSLHSRVNVAYRRWLEYMDRSDTWGSTNATILGHRCAAYFSAEFGIHESLHIYSGGLGVLAGDHLKSSSDLGLPLVAIGLFYGEGYFSQHIDKAGWQQESYTEAKTENLPIIPAYTPEGKPVMISVSTRSGEIFAKVWRINVGRVPLYLLDTDVPENSQEDRNLTARLYGGDQRTRIRQEIMLGIGGVKALEAIGIEPSVIHMNEGHSAFAPLERVRNRMHEDGFSFDDALREVAASCVFTTHTPVPAGHDRFDAALLEEHVGPLGDQLGLDHHALMSLGRVDPQNEGETFCMTVLAFKLSRLANAVSSLHGVVSRRMWASLWPWRSEEEIPIGHITNGVHMPTWLAAPMRVIYDRVLPTKWYYKTGQADVWSGIEEITPGDLWETHQALKNRLIHFSRDLLVKQAKRRGSSETEIGHLKTALNPDALLIGFARRFAPYKRADLVMKDMETFLKIIEDADRPVQFIFAGKAHPADERGKQIIQRIFKLTQEPPFRGKIVLLEDYDINLGRHLVQGVDVWLNNPRRPLEASGTSGQKVVLNGGLNCSILDGWWAEAFDGSNGFAIGEGRTHVNQEIQDDRDGLNLMKVLKEEVIPLYYDRNYDDLPLEWIARMKNGIRTLGWRFNADRMVMDYAEKMYLPAAGGLSSQIKGDSSL from the coding sequence ATGGCTAAGAAAAAAACTGTTTATGAGAAACTTTGTGAACTGGCCAGCAACCTCTGGTGGAGCTGGCAGCCTGATGTCACTCAAATATTTCATTTGATTGATCCCGATAAATGGTCTGAACTGAATCATAACCCGGTACTGCTGCTGAAAGAATACTCTCCGGAGCAACTGGATGATAAATTAAGCAGCCTGAGCCTGCACTCCCGTGTGAATGTGGCTTATCGTCGCTGGCTGGAATACATGGATCGCTCTGATACCTGGGGGTCGACCAACGCGACCATTCTGGGTCATCGCTGTGCTGCCTACTTCTCGGCTGAATTTGGGATTCATGAATCATTACACATTTATTCCGGCGGCCTGGGTGTTCTGGCGGGCGACCATTTGAAAAGTTCCTCGGACCTGGGTCTGCCTCTGGTTGCCATCGGTCTGTTTTACGGGGAAGGTTACTTCTCACAGCATATCGATAAAGCAGGCTGGCAGCAGGAATCGTATACGGAAGCCAAGACAGAAAATCTGCCGATTATTCCGGCCTATACCCCCGAGGGAAAGCCGGTGATGATTTCGGTCTCGACCCGTTCGGGAGAAATCTTTGCCAAGGTCTGGCGGATTAACGTGGGTCGCGTGCCTCTGTATCTGCTCGACACGGATGTACCGGAAAACAGCCAGGAAGATCGGAATCTGACCGCGCGGTTGTATGGCGGCGATCAGCGAACCCGTATCCGGCAGGAAATCATGCTGGGGATTGGTGGCGTTAAGGCACTGGAAGCGATCGGCATTGAACCGAGCGTAATTCACATGAATGAAGGTCATTCGGCATTCGCGCCCCTGGAACGCGTGCGGAACCGGATGCATGAAGACGGATTCTCATTCGATGACGCCTTACGAGAAGTCGCAGCATCTTGTGTGTTTACCACCCATACACCCGTGCCCGCAGGGCATGACCGTTTTGACGCCGCTCTGCTGGAAGAACACGTGGGGCCCCTGGGCGACCAGTTAGGTCTGGATCATCATGCCTTGATGAGCCTGGGCCGGGTTGATCCCCAGAACGAAGGAGAAACCTTCTGTATGACGGTGCTGGCATTTAAACTGAGCCGCCTGGCCAATGCGGTTTCGAGTCTGCACGGCGTAGTCAGCCGTCGGATGTGGGCCTCGCTCTGGCCGTGGCGGAGCGAGGAAGAAATTCCCATCGGTCACATTACCAACGGCGTGCATATGCCAACCTGGCTGGCGGCACCGATGCGTGTGATTTATGACCGTGTTCTGCCGACCAAGTGGTACTACAAAACCGGTCAGGCCGATGTCTGGTCGGGAATTGAAGAGATCACCCCCGGTGATCTGTGGGAAACCCATCAGGCACTCAAGAATCGTTTGATTCATTTTTCCCGTGATCTGCTGGTAAAACAGGCCAAGCGTCGTGGCAGTTCGGAAACCGAAATCGGTCACTTGAAAACCGCGTTGAATCCGGATGCCCTGCTGATTGGTTTTGCCCGCCGGTTTGCTCCGTACAAACGCGCCGACCTGGTGATGAAGGATATGGAAACATTCCTGAAGATCATCGAAGACGCGGATCGACCGGTGCAGTTCATTTTTGCCGGGAAAGCGCATCCCGCGGATGAACGGGGTAAGCAGATCATTCAGCGTATCTTCAAACTGACCCAGGAACCCCCGTTCCGAGGCAAGATTGTGCTTCTGGAAGATTATGACATCAACCTTGGTCGGCATCTGGTACAGGGTGTGGATGTCTGGTTGAATAATCCCCGACGTCCTCTCGAAGCCTCCGGTACCAGTGGTCAGAAGGTGGTGTTGAACGGTGGCTTGAACTGCTCTATTCTGGATGGCTGGTGGGCGGAAGCCTTTGATGGCAGCAACGGATTTGCCATTGGTGAAGGCCGGACCCATGTGAACCAGGAGATCCAGGATGACCGTGATGGCCTGAACCTGATGAAGGTTCTGAAGGAGGAAGTAATTCCCCTGTATTACGACCGGAACTACGACGATCTGCCTTTAGAGTGGATTGCCCGCATGAAAAACGGAATCCGCACATTGGGTTGGCGGTTTAACGCCGACCGGATGGTTATGGATTATGCAGAGAAAATGTATCTGCCCGCCGCTGGTGGATTGTCCAGTCAGATCAAAGGGGATTCATCCCTGTAG
- a CDS encoding NAD(P)H-hydrate dehydratase, with translation MNLQRITDLPSLPPRPVDSHKGTFGKVLVIAGSAGMSGAACLSGMGALRGGAGLVFLAVPQEIQSIVAAVNPCYLTLPLHVEPSGHLTGPSAKFLLDQIHDFAAIAIGPGLGKLPWVQMLIWKLYAEFEQPLIIDADALNVIAASNQNLPAAAGPRLFTPHPGEFARLTGKSISEISEDREAVAVEYAQQQQIVLLLKGADTVITDGSRIAVNTTGNSGMSTGGTGDVLTGLLTALCGLGMSAFAAAQLAAHLHGLAGDLAAEDLSQPALIASDLLDYLPDAWLQLQNGLNSEDD, from the coding sequence ATGAATCTTCAACGAATCACCGATCTGCCTTCGCTGCCCCCACGCCCTGTCGATTCACATAAAGGAACGTTTGGAAAAGTTCTGGTGATTGCCGGCAGTGCGGGGATGAGTGGCGCCGCCTGCCTGTCAGGAATGGGGGCACTCAGGGGAGGCGCAGGACTCGTTTTTCTAGCCGTTCCCCAGGAAATTCAATCCATCGTCGCTGCCGTGAATCCCTGCTACCTTACCCTGCCGTTACACGTCGAACCGTCGGGTCACTTGACGGGCCCGTCAGCAAAGTTTCTGCTGGATCAGATTCACGACTTCGCAGCCATCGCGATTGGTCCCGGACTCGGGAAACTTCCCTGGGTGCAGATGCTGATCTGGAAACTCTACGCCGAATTCGAACAACCCCTGATCATCGACGCGGATGCTTTGAACGTGATTGCAGCATCGAACCAGAATCTGCCTGCTGCCGCGGGACCACGCCTGTTTACACCCCACCCCGGTGAGTTCGCACGGCTCACAGGAAAAAGCATCTCCGAAATCAGCGAAGATCGGGAAGCGGTCGCCGTGGAGTATGCACAACAGCAACAGATTGTCTTACTCCTGAAAGGCGCAGACACAGTCATTACGGATGGCTCCCGCATCGCCGTCAACACAACGGGCAACAGCGGCATGTCGACCGGTGGCACAGGTGATGTCCTCACTGGTTTGCTGACCGCATTATGTGGACTGGGTATGTCCGCTTTTGCCGCAGCGCAACTGGCAGCGCACCTGCATGGACTCGCCGGAGATCTGGCGGCAGAGGACCTCTCGCAACCCGCCCTCATCGCCTCGGATCTGCTCGACTATCTGCCTGATGCCTGGTTGCAGTTACAAAATGGACTGAATTCAGAAGACGATTGA
- a CDS encoding C45 family autoproteolytic acyltransferase/hydolase, giving the protein MFRNPRRFSGLYFLLLLTLVCLAPVVASAQTVARCGEGWLEKIDGYYVLHVKGTHYEMGYQQGVLLKEHVRKNMYTLLNEKGDTTLVDLGPVKLKPRQAIETVVQIQKPYTPQKYVDEMRGLAAGAEIAYEDVRATNFIPEMFHCSGFSLANSATKDGTLYHGRVLDYACDWGLQDHAVLVVAEPKGGIPFVNVSYAGFIGSVTGMNMQSVSIGEMGGRGLGHWSGVPMAFLVREVLETAKDLDEAIAVFRDNYRTCEYYYVIADGKTNRSVGMATSWEKMELIQPGESHPLLPNPVKDAALLSAGDRYQELSKRVKQGYGEFTADSAIELMSRPVAMKSNLHNVLFEPKSTKLWVANASADGKPAANQKYYSFQLSELLKRKPDSSAPVYPMPTGQAVSQKTE; this is encoded by the coding sequence ATGTTTCGTAACCCTCGCCGTTTCTCTGGTTTATATTTTTTACTTCTGCTGACGCTGGTCTGTTTAGCTCCGGTGGTCGCGTCGGCCCAGACGGTTGCCCGCTGTGGTGAAGGCTGGCTGGAAAAGATTGACGGGTATTACGTGTTGCATGTGAAGGGGACTCATTACGAAATGGGTTACCAGCAGGGAGTCTTACTGAAGGAACACGTTCGGAAGAACATGTACACTCTGCTCAATGAAAAAGGGGATACGACCCTGGTTGATCTGGGGCCGGTAAAACTGAAGCCACGCCAGGCGATTGAAACGGTTGTTCAAATTCAGAAACCGTACACGCCTCAAAAATATGTCGATGAGATGCGGGGACTGGCTGCTGGCGCCGAGATTGCTTATGAGGATGTGAGAGCGACCAATTTCATCCCGGAGATGTTTCACTGCAGCGGTTTTTCGCTCGCGAATTCTGCGACCAAAGACGGGACCCTGTATCATGGTCGCGTGCTGGATTATGCCTGCGACTGGGGTCTGCAGGATCATGCGGTGCTGGTCGTTGCAGAGCCGAAAGGGGGGATTCCGTTTGTGAATGTTTCCTATGCGGGTTTCATTGGCTCCGTCACCGGCATGAATATGCAGTCTGTTTCGATAGGCGAAATGGGAGGCCGGGGTCTGGGTCACTGGTCAGGAGTTCCGATGGCGTTCCTGGTCCGCGAAGTACTGGAGACGGCGAAAGACCTGGATGAAGCGATCGCGGTGTTCCGCGATAACTATCGCACGTGCGAATATTATTATGTGATTGCCGATGGCAAAACAAACCGTTCTGTGGGCATGGCGACCAGCTGGGAAAAGATGGAACTGATTCAACCAGGCGAATCGCATCCTCTGTTGCCGAACCCGGTGAAAGATGCCGCGCTGCTGTCCGCCGGCGACCGTTATCAGGAACTGTCCAAGCGGGTCAAACAGGGTTATGGTGAATTCACCGCTGATTCAGCGATTGAGTTGATGAGCCGCCCGGTGGCGATGAAATCCAATCTGCATAATGTGCTGTTCGAGCCCAAATCGACGAAGCTGTGGGTGGCGAATGCAAGTGCCGATGGGAAGCCGGCTGCCAATCAGAAGTACTACAGTTTTCAGTTATCAGAACTGCTGAAACGCAAACCGGATTCCAGTGCACCCGTTTATCCGATGCCGACAGGCCAGGCTGTTTCTCAGAAAACCGAATAG
- a CDS encoding MMPL family transporter, which produces MFRVLGNTVVRFWQVILVCWVLAVAGISYVAPEWSSVVQNGEFAFLPADSPSLQGEKLFKRAFPDDLLASSIVIVVRREHGDQGLRPQDLKFIEDTLKPQLEHIVEEQGGYATESKGDGVESNKSNISRIRTYTDKSIGDLLQSEDNKASLVIVELSTEFLDQSNAKTVESIENLLGNDEFKKTIEPGLDITLSGIATVGRDMIRAANQSAEATELWTVLLVILLLIIIYRAPILALIPLFTVFVSVKIALSVLAILGDWGWVGLFSGIEIYVTVILYGAGVDYCLFLIARHREELDKECTFKEAISNSIATVGSALAASAGTTMCGIGMMYFAEFGKFQQAGIAMALSLFFVLIASLTLSPALLCLAGRFAYWPQSFNERVAISAGWLTPSSVMARLMQRNWAGSLWESVSLALLKKPGKIWLSTFLILFPFVLITLACYGNLSYGLLSELPSEDPSVVGTKAVQGHYPAGATGPLTLLFENPDVNFSDSQGREAIEKLTDDLLKNKEELGIADIRNMTKPFGIGAADEMEKARDLRGLAKLRAISRIKVIKNYYVSSEPKLENHVTRMDLILEKDPFSHDSMMQLERVKKAVSKSLPAHLQANTKLYYIGATASIADLKHVTDQDQARIDILVLGSVFIILVILLRRPAISAYLILSVFFSYLVTLGVTFTVFWALDPHNFTGLDWKVPMFLFTILIAVGEDYNIYLITRIDEEQKTKDPVDGVISALKSTGGIISSCGIIMAGTFSSLMAGTLVGMQQLGFALAFGVLLDTFIIRPIIVPAYLIMLYRGYFGSWGKYLGAAQFLDTKPQPELDSSHAK; this is translated from the coding sequence ATGTTTCGAGTTTTAGGCAACACTGTAGTCCGTTTCTGGCAAGTCATTCTCGTCTGCTGGGTTTTGGCAGTAGCAGGGATCTCTTACGTCGCACCGGAATGGTCCTCCGTCGTTCAGAACGGCGAATTTGCATTTCTCCCCGCCGACTCTCCCAGTCTGCAAGGTGAGAAACTGTTTAAACGCGCCTTCCCCGATGACCTGCTGGCCAGCAGCATTGTGATCGTGGTCCGTCGCGAACATGGCGACCAGGGACTCCGACCGCAAGACCTCAAATTCATCGAGGACACTCTCAAACCACAGCTCGAACATATTGTGGAAGAACAGGGAGGCTATGCCACCGAAAGCAAAGGGGACGGCGTAGAATCGAATAAGTCGAATATCTCACGCATTCGAACCTATACCGATAAATCGATCGGCGATTTGCTGCAGAGCGAAGATAACAAAGCCTCACTGGTCATCGTAGAACTCTCTACAGAATTTCTTGATCAGAGTAATGCGAAAACCGTCGAGAGCATCGAGAATCTCCTCGGTAACGATGAATTCAAAAAGACGATTGAGCCCGGTCTCGATATCACCCTCAGCGGCATCGCCACTGTCGGCCGCGATATGATCCGGGCGGCGAACCAGAGTGCAGAAGCCACCGAACTCTGGACGGTGCTCCTGGTCATCCTGCTGCTGATCATCATTTATCGCGCTCCCATTCTGGCGTTAATCCCGCTGTTCACGGTGTTCGTCTCGGTCAAAATCGCACTCTCCGTCCTGGCGATTCTGGGAGACTGGGGCTGGGTGGGCCTGTTCTCCGGCATTGAAATCTATGTAACGGTCATTCTCTACGGCGCGGGCGTTGACTACTGCCTGTTCCTGATCGCCCGGCATCGGGAAGAACTGGATAAGGAATGCACCTTCAAAGAGGCCATTTCCAACTCCATCGCCACCGTCGGCTCCGCTTTGGCCGCCAGTGCCGGCACCACGATGTGCGGCATCGGAATGATGTATTTTGCCGAGTTTGGCAAGTTCCAGCAGGCCGGCATCGCTATGGCACTCAGCCTGTTCTTCGTACTGATCGCTTCCCTCACACTTTCACCAGCGCTGCTCTGCCTGGCGGGCCGCTTCGCCTACTGGCCGCAGTCATTCAATGAACGCGTCGCAATTTCCGCCGGCTGGCTGACCCCATCCAGCGTCATGGCCCGCCTGATGCAACGCAACTGGGCCGGTTCCCTCTGGGAATCTGTCTCACTCGCATTACTCAAAAAACCCGGAAAAATCTGGCTCTCCACGTTCCTGATCCTCTTCCCGTTCGTCCTGATCACCCTGGCCTGCTATGGAAATTTAAGTTACGGACTCTTGTCTGAACTCCCCAGCGAAGACCCCAGCGTGGTGGGCACGAAAGCCGTCCAAGGCCATTACCCGGCGGGAGCAACAGGGCCCCTGACACTGCTGTTTGAAAATCCCGACGTCAATTTTTCCGACTCCCAAGGTCGCGAGGCCATCGAAAAGCTGACTGATGACCTCTTAAAAAATAAAGAGGAACTGGGCATCGCCGATATCCGCAATATGACCAAACCATTTGGTATCGGTGCCGCGGATGAAATGGAAAAAGCCAGAGACTTGCGCGGCCTCGCCAAATTACGCGCCATCAGCCGCATTAAAGTCATCAAGAACTATTACGTCAGCTCCGAACCCAAACTGGAAAATCATGTCACCCGCATGGATCTGATCCTCGAAAAAGATCCCTTCTCGCACGACAGCATGATGCAATTGGAACGAGTCAAAAAAGCAGTCAGTAAATCACTGCCCGCTCATCTGCAAGCCAACACGAAACTCTATTACATCGGTGCAACCGCCAGCATTGCCGATCTCAAACATGTAACCGATCAGGATCAGGCCCGCATTGATATCCTGGTACTGGGCAGCGTATTTATCATTCTGGTGATCCTGCTCCGCAGACCTGCGATCTCTGCTTATCTGATCTTGAGTGTCTTCTTCAGCTACCTGGTGACACTCGGAGTGACCTTTACCGTCTTCTGGGCTCTGGATCCTCACAACTTTACCGGCCTCGACTGGAAAGTGCCGATGTTCCTCTTCACGATCCTGATTGCCGTCGGCGAAGACTATAACATCTACCTGATTACACGTATCGACGAAGAACAGAAAACCAAAGACCCCGTCGATGGCGTGATCTCTGCCTTAAAAAGCACCGGCGGCATCATCTCCAGTTGTGGGATTATTATGGCCGGTACCTTTTCCTCACTGATGGCGGGCACCCTGGTTGGCATGCAGCAACTCGGCTTTGCCCTGGCGTTCGGCGTGCTGCTCGATACCTTCATCATCCGCCCCATCATCGTACCCGCCTACCTGATCATGCTCTATCGCGGCTACTTCGGCTCCTGGGGAAAATACCTCGGTGCCGCTCAATTCCTCGATACCAAACCCCAACCCGAACTCGATTCGAGCCACGCAAAATAA
- a CDS encoding phytanoyl-CoA dioxygenase family protein translates to MTSSSQSLTQERLSAEEVEKFEQDGYLILRNLCPEALRQEMLAATLDGLSRVVEPVEYEADVEYPGSPSSRNVAGGETVRRLLQSHSRGMSFTQLVSHPALVNRLSQLLGPDYVMPLAHHNCIMTKQPEFSSDTMWHQDIRFWSFERRELISVWVALGEENTDNGCLKVIPGTHRMTFEPHRLDERIFLRPDLPENQELIQTSVSAELHPGDILLFHCRTFHAATRNFTDQAKFSVVFTFRPADNPPISGTRSASLPELVIHTNP, encoded by the coding sequence ATGACATCATCATCACAGTCCCTGACGCAGGAGCGGCTGTCTGCAGAAGAAGTTGAGAAATTCGAGCAGGACGGCTACCTGATTTTACGTAATCTCTGTCCCGAAGCGTTGCGACAGGAGATGCTGGCGGCGACACTGGACGGACTGTCGCGGGTCGTGGAGCCAGTCGAGTATGAAGCGGACGTGGAATATCCCGGTTCTCCCAGTTCACGGAATGTGGCCGGCGGTGAGACCGTGCGGCGGCTGCTACAGTCGCACAGTCGCGGGATGAGCTTTACCCAACTGGTGAGTCATCCGGCGCTGGTGAATCGACTGTCACAGTTACTGGGACCCGATTATGTAATGCCGCTGGCACATCATAACTGCATCATGACCAAGCAGCCGGAATTCAGCAGCGACACGATGTGGCATCAGGATATCCGCTTCTGGTCGTTTGAGCGGAGAGAACTGATCAGCGTCTGGGTCGCTTTAGGCGAAGAAAACACAGATAACGGTTGTCTCAAAGTCATTCCGGGCACGCATCGCATGACTTTTGAACCGCATCGTCTGGACGAGCGGATTTTCCTGCGACCCGATCTGCCGGAAAACCAGGAATTGATTCAGACCAGTGTGTCTGCAGAACTGCATCCGGGGGACATCCTGTTGTTTCACTGCCGGACGTTTCATGCAGCAACCCGCAATTTTACCGACCAGGCCAAGTTCTCAGTGGTCTTCACGTTTCGACCAGCGGACAATCCGCCGATCAGCGGAACGCGTTCAGCCAGTCTGCCGGAACTGGTGATTCATACGAATCCGTAG
- a CDS encoding NUDIX hydrolase, with the protein MTYRNRVFIYITNGDHLLVFDHVDFPDAGTQIPGGTIDPGETPEAAALREAREETGLSDFSSPALIARQKMDLEPFGKQEVIDAWFYHLQYEGERKKRWRHAEQTPGDGSGQPILFELYWVPLRGKVSLNGADGLYLERITFNHSVSRSIIPGPSGPGDATVKRDTV; encoded by the coding sequence ATGACCTATCGCAACCGCGTGTTTATCTATATCACGAACGGGGATCACCTACTGGTATTTGACCATGTTGATTTCCCGGACGCGGGGACACAGATCCCGGGAGGCACGATTGATCCGGGCGAAACACCGGAAGCCGCGGCGCTGCGGGAAGCACGCGAGGAGACAGGGCTGAGTGATTTTTCGTCGCCTGCATTGATCGCACGCCAGAAAATGGATCTGGAACCGTTCGGAAAACAGGAAGTCATTGATGCCTGGTTTTACCACTTGCAGTATGAGGGAGAACGGAAAAAACGCTGGCGACATGCAGAACAGACGCCCGGTGACGGGAGTGGTCAGCCGATTCTGTTTGAATTGTATTGGGTTCCACTTCGCGGGAAGGTATCCTTGAATGGTGCCGACGGGTTGTATCTAGAGCGCATCACATTTAACCATAGCGTCTCTCGATCTATTATACCCGGTCCAAGTGGACCTGGAGACGCTACAGTAAAACGGGACACAGTCTAG
- a CDS encoding NUDIX hydrolase, producing MTDICLDMNEYRVNLRVAAIVRRGEDVLLCRPPGHDWWFLPGGRIKVNEDSLTAVRRELTEEIGSGFEVRKPTAIVENFFDLEERRFHEICTVYEVTWHGGLIAATVDDVQEEFDWFSLAELRDVVLKPDLIKQRILNPQTELELIVNRENK from the coding sequence ATGACTGACATTTGCCTCGATATGAATGAGTATCGCGTGAATCTGCGCGTGGCGGCGATTGTGCGGCGGGGGGAGGATGTGCTGTTGTGCCGTCCGCCTGGGCATGACTGGTGGTTTCTGCCGGGCGGGCGGATCAAGGTCAACGAAGATTCGCTGACTGCGGTACGGCGGGAACTGACCGAAGAGATCGGGTCAGGCTTTGAAGTGCGGAAACCGACTGCGATCGTAGAGAACTTCTTTGATCTGGAAGAGAGGCGGTTTCACGAGATCTGTACGGTTTACGAAGTCACCTGGCACGGCGGTTTGATTGCGGCGACGGTGGATGATGTGCAGGAAGAGTTCGACTGGTTCTCACTGGCGGAATTGAGGGATGTAGTACTCAAGCCGGATTTGATCAAACAGCGGATTTTGAATCCGCAAACGGAACTGGAACTGATTGTGAATCGAGAGAACAAATGA
- a CDS encoding RDD family protein, translating to MKYAGFWVRATAYAIDIVPISIIVVTLFYFYSDFGQTWFAYQADRMNVDARVQFIKEQNWIRETVFGVWLVYCALMEGSSFQGTLGKRLLGIRVVDRLGNRISFGCSVIRNLSKITSYIPFLMGFFWIAGSRQKHGWHDMLAKTDVVYGESRLHEHFE from the coding sequence ATGAAGTATGCAGGGTTCTGGGTCAGGGCAACCGCGTATGCGATTGACATCGTCCCGATCAGTATCATTGTGGTGACACTCTTTTATTTCTATTCCGACTTTGGACAAACGTGGTTTGCCTATCAGGCGGATCGCATGAACGTGGATGCCCGGGTACAGTTCATCAAAGAACAGAACTGGATTCGGGAAACAGTGTTTGGCGTGTGGCTCGTGTATTGTGCGTTGATGGAAGGTTCCTCTTTTCAGGGAACGCTGGGCAAACGACTGCTGGGGATTCGCGTAGTGGACCGGCTGGGAAACCGGATTTCGTTTGGTTGTTCGGTCATTCGTAACCTGTCGAAGATTACTTCTTACATTCCATTTCTGATGGGCTTTTTCTGGATCGCCGGTTCACGGCAGAAACACGGCTGGCATGACATGCTGGCGAAAACGGATGTGGTTTATGGAGAATCCCGGCTGCACGAACATTTTGAATGA
- a CDS encoding carbon-nitrogen hydrolase family protein, with translation MKNRITVAACQLFDVQNDREQSLTKIKEYATQASEQGAALICFPESYLQGYTTKEILARERALDISSDRFTDILKRLESLQPTLVIGFIEKAGTQLFISAAVVRQGTLLGCYRKTRLAPGERLFDPGTETPTFEVEGLRFGVNICYELNLPECAATIASQQAQLMVCPCYNMLHPENAEVWKHRHNAIRAERTRETGLWLISADVTGARDGQIAYGPTALIDPDGTVVAQVPLMEEGLLLQEITF, from the coding sequence ATGAAAAACAGAATCACAGTCGCCGCCTGTCAGTTATTCGATGTGCAGAATGATCGGGAGCAGTCGCTGACAAAGATCAAAGAGTATGCAACGCAGGCCAGTGAGCAGGGCGCGGCGCTGATCTGCTTTCCCGAATCGTATCTGCAGGGTTACACGACAAAGGAAATACTCGCGCGAGAGCGGGCGCTGGATATTTCTTCCGACAGGTTTACGGATATTTTGAAACGACTGGAGTCGCTGCAGCCGACCCTGGTGATTGGTTTTATTGAGAAAGCAGGCACGCAACTGTTTATTTCCGCGGCCGTTGTCAGGCAGGGAACGCTGCTGGGCTGTTACCGCAAGACCAGGCTGGCGCCCGGGGAACGATTGTTCGATCCGGGGACCGAGACGCCGACGTTTGAAGTTGAGGGACTGCGGTTTGGTGTGAATATCTGTTATGAGCTGAATCTTCCCGAGTGTGCAGCAACGATTGCCTCTCAGCAGGCACAACTGATGGTCTGCCCCTGTTACAATATGCTGCACCCGGAGAATGCGGAAGTGTGGAAGCACAGACACAATGCAATTCGCGCCGAACGAACGCGGGAGACCGGACTCTGGCTGATTTCTGCGGATGTAACGGGGGCACGCGACGGACAGATTGCTTATGGCCCGACCGCGCTGATTGACCCCGATGGAACCGTGGTGGCGCAAGTCCCCTTAATGGAAGAAGGGTTACTCCTGCAGGAAATTACGTTTTAG
- a CDS encoding DUF4261 domain-containing protein, protein MEVVVGIPIVLDSHDAFRDQVLSVARDRFLFAGQILMSLENSAAVRCEIHEADPNMALAFELGGQGTISENDLAAIAAHRSVVYLITDRTGLTELHQLHTFIDVTLECGGLGVKFENSGVAHGLSSWQQQKFCGNNLDLLQSHVMLAGDEQFFYSTGMHIFGLPDATVPATIENQAAAQLLTEFNHYRIFEAAQIKDGQTFSLAADAPHFRLHLKEDEINAGQECFVNPYGRFLLEPL, encoded by the coding sequence GTGGAAGTAGTTGTCGGTATTCCCATTGTTCTGGACAGTCACGACGCGTTTCGTGATCAGGTACTGTCCGTGGCGCGCGACCGGTTTCTGTTCGCGGGGCAGATTCTGATGTCGCTGGAAAACAGTGCCGCGGTCAGGTGTGAGATTCATGAAGCGGATCCGAACATGGCGCTGGCATTTGAACTCGGCGGGCAGGGAACGATTTCAGAAAATGATCTGGCTGCGATTGCCGCCCATCGATCGGTCGTGTATCTGATCACTGATCGAACCGGGTTGACTGAGCTGCACCAGTTGCACACCTTTATCGATGTTACGCTGGAGTGTGGCGGCCTGGGGGTGAAGTTTGAAAATTCGGGGGTGGCACACGGTCTGAGTTCCTGGCAGCAGCAGAAATTTTGCGGGAACAATCTGGATCTGCTGCAGTCGCATGTGATGCTGGCCGGCGATGAACAGTTTTTCTACAGCACGGGCATGCATATCTTCGGCTTGCCTGACGCGACGGTACCTGCGACAATCGAAAATCAGGCCGCGGCGCAACTGTTGACTGAGTTCAATCATTACCGCATTTTTGAAGCGGCGCAGATCAAAGATGGTCAGACCTTCTCGCTTGCAGCAGATGCACCTCACTTCCGCCTGCATCTGAAAGAGGATGAGATCAATGCGGGTCAGGAATGTTTCGTCAACCCGTATGGACGATTCCTGCTCGAACCGCTTTAG